A single Pseudomonas sp. HN11 DNA region contains:
- a CDS encoding chorismate--pyruvate lyase family protein gives MPHSIDPPDACQWLIQSLLHPAPAPLTLNWLFNEDSLTRRLTWLSNDGFSVTPLFEGWQPLRDDECAALALPPASIGWVREVYLRGHGQPWVFARSVAARSALQGDGLHMDELGSRSLGELLFCDRAFTRQAIEVCHYPPQWLPAADQVDGLWARRSRFDRGPLSVLVAEIFLPSFWHALHAHPENC, from the coding sequence GTGCCGCACTCAATCGACCCTCCCGATGCTTGCCAATGGCTGATCCAGAGCCTTCTGCACCCCGCGCCCGCACCCTTGACCCTCAATTGGCTGTTCAACGAAGACTCGCTGACGCGGCGGCTGACGTGGCTGTCCAACGATGGTTTCAGCGTGACGCCGCTGTTCGAGGGCTGGCAGCCGCTGCGCGACGATGAATGCGCCGCCCTGGCACTGCCACCGGCCAGTATCGGCTGGGTGCGCGAGGTGTATTTGCGTGGCCACGGCCAGCCCTGGGTGTTCGCGCGCAGTGTGGCGGCACGCAGCGCTTTACAGGGCGACGGCTTGCATATGGATGAATTGGGCAGCCGCTCACTGGGCGAATTGCTGTTCTGTGACCGGGCGTTCACCCGCCAGGCCATCGAGGTATGCCATTACCCACCACAATGGCTGCCTGCGGCAGACCAGGTCGACGGCCTGTGGGCGCGCCGTTCACGCTTTGATCGCGGCCCCTTGAGCGTGTTGGTCGCGGAGATCTTTCTGCCCAGCTTCTGGCACGCGTTGCACGCCCATCCGGAGAACTGCTGA
- a CDS encoding NAD(P)/FAD-dependent oxidoreductase has protein sequence MNAPVVIIGTGLAGYNVAREFRKLDSETPLLLITADDGRSYSKPMLSTGFGKNKEADGLSMAEPGAMAEQLKAEVRTHTRVSGIDPGHKRLWIGEEAVAYRDLILAWGAETVRVPVEGDAADLIFPINDLEDYARFRAAAAGKRRVLLLGAGLIGCEFANDLILGGYEIDLVAPCEQVMPTLLHPAAAAAVQAGLEGLGARFHLGPVLNRLQRTADGLEAHLSDGEVIHCDLVVSAIGLRPRVDLAAAAGLQTNRGIMVDRHLKTSHANIYALGDCAEVDGLNLLYVMPLMSCARALAQTLAGNATAVSYGPMPVTVKTPVCPLVVSPPPRGTEGVWSVEGEGADIKALCRDASGRLLGYALTGTAVMEKLALNKELPPLLA, from the coding sequence ATGAACGCACCTGTCGTGATCATCGGCACAGGATTGGCCGGTTACAACGTGGCCCGGGAGTTTCGCAAGCTCGACAGCGAGACCCCATTGCTGCTGATCACCGCGGATGACGGGCGCTCCTACTCCAAGCCCATGCTGTCCACCGGCTTTGGCAAGAACAAGGAAGCCGATGGCCTGAGCATGGCTGAACCCGGCGCCATGGCTGAGCAACTCAAGGCCGAAGTGCGCACTCACACCCGCGTCAGTGGCATCGACCCCGGCCACAAGCGCTTGTGGATCGGTGAGGAAGCGGTGGCTTACCGTGACCTGATCCTGGCTTGGGGCGCTGAAACCGTGCGTGTGCCAGTGGAAGGTGATGCGGCTGACCTGATTTTCCCGATCAATGACCTCGAAGACTACGCACGCTTTCGCGCCGCCGCTGCCGGCAAACGCCGTGTGCTGCTGCTCGGCGCGGGCCTGATCGGCTGTGAGTTTGCCAACGACCTGATTCTTGGCGGTTATGAAATCGACCTGGTGGCGCCGTGCGAACAAGTCATGCCGACCCTGCTGCACCCGGCAGCGGCCGCGGCGGTGCAAGCCGGGCTGGAAGGTCTCGGCGCACGTTTCCACCTGGGCCCGGTGCTCAATCGCCTGCAGCGCACTGCTGACGGCCTGGAAGCCCATCTGTCGGACGGTGAAGTAATCCACTGCGACCTGGTGGTCTCAGCCATCGGCCTGCGCCCACGGGTGGATCTGGCAGCCGCCGCCGGCTTGCAGACCAATCGCGGGATCATGGTGGACCGCCACCTCAAGACCTCCCACGCCAATATCTACGCCCTGGGCGACTGCGCCGAGGTTGACGGCCTTAATCTGCTGTACGTGATGCCACTGATGAGCTGCGCCCGCGCCCTGGCCCAGACCTTGGCGGGCAACGCCACCGCCGTCAGCTACGGCCCGATGCCGGTGACCGTCAAGACGCCGGTCTGCCCGCTGGTGGTCTCGCCACCGCCACGGGGCACCGAAGGCGTCTGGAGCGTGGAAGGCGAGGGCGCCGACATCAAGGCCTTGTGCCGCGACGCCAGCGGCCGCTTGCTGGGTTATGCCCTGACTGGCACTGCCGTGATGGAAAAACTCGCCCTCAATAAAGAACTTCCGCCGTTGCTGGCGTAA
- a CDS encoding RHS repeat-associated core domain-containing protein, translated as MSDALWAARLGDSLLHTSVMADILGGVLEIAANIAITAVATAAIVAATGITVVTGGLGCFVLGAVVGIVVGIGMSKTGADKGLTKVCDWIGNALFPPVVMATIATGSHNTFTNGIPSARAAGAIGPVSSQLAEGGSPEEASYLDMAKGFFSQMWRPTVAVPAPGAVPKPLDIVICTKHPPMPPQFIAEGSSKVTINGQPAARSGDRSTCDASIVESGMISSNVRIGGSPVVVREIRSGKTPGVGLAVTALLMLRGGGSKFFSKLPCMVVGGLVSWGTSQVTNAISSAVVGSPNPVHSSTGAKILDGEDDLDFALPGLLPIEWQRYYSSRDERRNGLFGASWSVIYEVFVEIGAHPEGGERLVYTDEQARQIDMGVIPLGGAVFSAGEGLSVRRNTNGQLLIESVDGLYRLFEPTPDTPSQLRLSQLGDRNDNRIFLDYDAQGRLNQLRDTFDHVRVELGYSQQWPARVERVDRVYPDHSRETLVSYAYDTRGDLAEVRDAATNVQRRFAYDAGQRMVEHQLPAGLRCYYQWECVDDSEWRVVRHWTDEGDEYRFDYDLSAGVTHITDGLQRVSTRRWNPQYQITEYTDNLGKTWQFEWNDERQLLGAIDPQGGKWQFGYDESGNLCSTQDPLGRIESTLWLEHWSLPLVETDAAGHAWQYQYDQRGNCVSEIDPLGHVTRYRYDKFGQVVEIIDATGKSKTLRWNETGQLIQHVDCSGYPTAFEYDRQGHLQVVIDALGERQRYQHDCRGRLLQTELPDGRTELYLRDTSGLLIGWTDAAGHTTRYQYGRRGQVRQRIDAHGRQIEFRYDAYGRLQTLTNENAESYRFAWDEGDRLTEQQDLDGSARRYDYDALDNLAALEYVPSNEGLAVPSPIVHRLERDAVGRLLVKVTDDGRTEYAYDPVDQLTAVTFTGNDETTQALAFAYDPLGQLITEQSAAGSLNHHYDELGNLIQTQLPDGRWLNRLYYGSGHLHQINLDGRVISDFERDRLHREVLRTQGQITTRSEYDRSGRLRSRIRRPNGQPTQLPAAQQKHFDYDPADNLIGRLERDRDKHRDQRQLLHYDATGRIIASQDNAQGQQETFAYDAAANLLDGPPSSAGLVVHNKLLTYQDKRYRYDGFGRMIEKRSAARGLQRFAYDAEHRLIEVRSQKEGRETVVKMTYDPLGRRIAKTEHDNNGYPLGETRFDWEGLRLLQEHRHSQTSLYIYEEDSYAPLARVDGTGEHQSVRYYHNDLNGLPEQLTEADGKTVWQARYRVWGNTVGEVREPYFIEEQNLQFQGQYLDREIGLHYNTFRFYDPDVGRFTTPDPIGLAGGINLYQYSPNPITWIDPLGWAPAKPGDIIDYGKSAPGFEKHHGILDAWSKHNIKDYVSRNGQTPTVVMTVDQHNATKEVAKDWVQKKTGKRGFKGFDWKKVSKFEILRLSNKMFKAAEAKGFPKASRGLYNKAMKNYLRKGCGR; from the coding sequence ATGTCTGACGCACTCTGGGCGGCACGCCTCGGCGACAGCCTGCTACACACCTCGGTTATGGCCGACATCCTGGGCGGCGTGCTGGAAATCGCAGCCAATATCGCTATTACAGCGGTAGCCACTGCTGCGATCGTGGCCGCGACCGGTATTACCGTCGTTACCGGCGGCCTCGGCTGTTTTGTGCTCGGCGCGGTGGTGGGAATCGTCGTCGGTATCGGCATGAGCAAGACGGGGGCGGACAAGGGACTGACAAAGGTTTGCGACTGGATAGGCAACGCGTTATTTCCGCCGGTGGTGATGGCGACGATCGCCACCGGCTCACACAACACCTTCACCAACGGCATACCGTCTGCACGTGCCGCAGGTGCTATCGGTCCGGTCAGCTCGCAACTCGCCGAAGGTGGCAGTCCCGAAGAAGCCAGCTACCTGGACATGGCCAAGGGTTTTTTCTCGCAGATGTGGCGCCCCACAGTCGCGGTTCCTGCGCCAGGCGCAGTACCAAAGCCGCTGGATATCGTGATCTGCACCAAGCATCCGCCGATGCCGCCGCAGTTTATTGCCGAAGGCTCCAGCAAGGTCACTATCAACGGTCAGCCAGCCGCCCGTAGCGGTGACCGCAGCACCTGCGATGCTTCGATTGTCGAATCGGGGATGATCTCCAGCAACGTGCGCATTGGCGGTAGTCCGGTGGTGGTCCGCGAGATTCGCAGCGGCAAGACGCCGGGTGTTGGGTTGGCGGTGACAGCACTGTTGATGCTGCGCGGCGGTGGTTCGAAGTTCTTCAGCAAGCTGCCGTGCATGGTGGTGGGCGGACTGGTGTCGTGGGGCACCAGCCAGGTTACCAACGCCATTTCCTCTGCAGTGGTTGGCTCGCCCAACCCGGTGCATAGCTCGACGGGCGCGAAAATACTTGATGGCGAGGACGACCTGGACTTCGCCTTGCCCGGCCTTCTCCCTATCGAATGGCAGCGCTACTACAGCAGCCGAGACGAACGTCGAAATGGCCTGTTCGGCGCCAGCTGGAGCGTGATCTACGAAGTGTTTGTCGAGATTGGCGCACACCCCGAAGGTGGCGAGCGACTGGTCTATACCGATGAGCAAGCGCGCCAGATCGACATGGGCGTGATCCCGCTGGGTGGAGCTGTATTCAGCGCCGGTGAAGGCTTGAGCGTGCGGCGCAATACCAATGGCCAACTACTGATTGAAAGCGTTGATGGACTCTATCGACTGTTCGAGCCAACGCCAGACACCCCTTCGCAACTGCGCCTCAGCCAGTTAGGGGATCGCAATGACAACCGCATTTTTCTCGATTATGACGCCCAGGGTCGGCTGAACCAATTACGAGATACTTTCGATCATGTGCGCGTCGAGTTGGGCTATAGCCAACAATGGCCGGCGCGGGTAGAGCGAGTCGATCGCGTGTACCCCGATCACAGTCGAGAAACCCTCGTCAGCTATGCCTACGACACTCGCGGCGACCTGGCCGAAGTTCGCGACGCCGCCACAAACGTGCAACGTCGCTTCGCCTATGACGCTGGCCAGCGCATGGTCGAGCACCAACTACCCGCCGGGCTACGTTGCTACTACCAGTGGGAATGCGTGGACGATAGCGAATGGCGTGTGGTGCGGCACTGGACCGACGAAGGTGACGAGTACCGATTCGACTATGACCTGTCGGCCGGTGTGACCCATATTACAGACGGCTTGCAACGCGTCAGCACGCGCCGCTGGAACCCGCAGTACCAGATCACCGAGTACACCGACAATCTGGGGAAGACTTGGCAATTCGAGTGGAACGACGAGCGCCAGTTGCTCGGTGCAATTGATCCTCAAGGCGGTAAATGGCAGTTCGGCTACGATGAATCCGGCAACCTGTGCAGCACTCAGGATCCGTTGGGGCGTATCGAATCCACATTGTGGCTGGAGCATTGGTCGCTGCCCTTAGTGGAGACCGATGCGGCAGGCCACGCGTGGCAATATCAGTACGACCAACGGGGTAATTGCGTCAGTGAAATCGACCCCTTGGGGCATGTCACACGGTATCGCTACGATAAGTTTGGTCAGGTGGTGGAGATCATCGACGCCACGGGCAAAAGCAAAACTCTGCGTTGGAATGAAACCGGACAGTTAATTCAGCATGTCGATTGTTCGGGGTACCCCACAGCGTTTGAGTACGATCGCCAGGGCCACTTGCAGGTAGTCATCGACGCCTTGGGCGAACGGCAACGTTATCAACACGATTGCCGAGGCCGCTTGCTGCAAACTGAATTGCCGGACGGTCGCACCGAGCTGTACCTGCGCGACACCAGCGGTCTGTTGATCGGCTGGACCGACGCTGCGGGTCACACCACTCGCTACCAATACGGCCGTCGCGGGCAAGTGCGCCAACGAATAGATGCCCACGGCAGGCAAATTGAGTTCCGCTACGACGCCTATGGCCGGTTACAAACCCTGACCAATGAAAACGCGGAAAGCTACCGTTTTGCCTGGGACGAGGGAGACCGCCTCACGGAACAGCAAGACTTGGACGGCAGTGCTCGACGTTATGACTATGATGCGTTGGATAATCTGGCTGCCTTAGAGTACGTTCCCTCGAATGAAGGACTCGCAGTGCCGTCCCCTATCGTGCATCGCCTGGAACGCGATGCGGTTGGTCGCTTGCTGGTGAAAGTTACCGATGATGGCCGTACCGAATACGCCTACGATCCGGTGGACCAGCTCACCGCCGTCACTTTCACAGGTAATGATGAAACCACCCAGGCTTTGGCCTTTGCCTACGATCCGCTTGGTCAACTGATTACCGAACAAAGCGCCGCCGGCAGCCTGAACCATCACTACGATGAACTCGGCAACCTGATCCAGACCCAACTGCCCGATGGCCGCTGGCTCAATCGCCTGTACTACGGCAGCGGTCACCTCCACCAGATCAACCTCGACGGCCGCGTCATCAGCGACTTCGAGCGCGACCGCCTGCACCGCGAAGTGCTGCGTACCCAAGGCCAGATCACCACGCGCAGCGAATACGATCGCAGCGGCCGCCTGCGCTCACGGATACGCCGCCCCAATGGCCAGCCCACGCAACTGCCGGCCGCCCAGCAAAAACACTTCGACTACGACCCGGCCGATAACCTGATCGGTCGCCTGGAACGCGACCGCGACAAGCATCGGGACCAGCGTCAACTGCTGCACTACGACGCGACCGGTCGCATCATCGCCAGCCAGGACAACGCTCAAGGCCAGCAGGAAACCTTCGCCTACGACGCCGCCGCCAACTTGCTGGACGGGCCGCCATCCAGTGCAGGGCTGGTCGTGCATAACAAGCTGCTGACTTATCAGGACAAGCGCTACCGTTATGACGGTTTTGGTCGAATGATCGAAAAACGCAGCGCTGCACGTGGCTTGCAACGCTTCGCCTACGACGCCGAGCACCGGTTGATCGAAGTGCGGAGCCAGAAGGAAGGACGGGAAACGGTTGTGAAAATGACCTATGACCCGCTTGGCCGGCGCATCGCTAAAACCGAACATGACAACAACGGCTACCCGCTGGGTGAAACCCGATTCGATTGGGAAGGTTTGCGCCTGTTGCAGGAGCATCGGCATAGCCAGACCAGCCTCTACATCTATGAAGAAGACAGCTATGCGCCGCTAGCCCGAGTGGATGGGACGGGCGAGCATCAAAGTGTGCGCTACTACCACAACGACCTGAACGGGTTGCCGGAGCAACTGACTGAAGCCGACGGGAAGACGGTGTGGCAGGCGCGGTATCGGGTGTGGGGGAATACGGTTGGGGAGGTGCGTGAACCGTACTTTATCGAAGAGCAAAATCTACAGTTTCAGGGGCAGTATCTGGATCGAGAGATCGGACTGCACTACAACACGTTTCGGTTTTATGATCCGGATGTGGGACGGTTTACGACGCCGGATCCGATTGGGTTGGCGGGTGGCATCAATCTCTATCAATACTCACCGAATCCCATCACGTGGATCGATCCACTGGGCTGGGCACCGGCAAAACCGGGTGACATTATAGATTATGGAAAAAGCGCACCTGGCTTCGAGAAACATCACGGGATACTCGATGCGTGGTCCAAGCACAACATCAAGGACTACGTATCTCGAAACGGCCAGACACCAACCGTAGTGATGACTGTAGATCAACACAATGCGACCAAAGAGGTTGCTAAAGACTGGGTTCAGAAGAAAACCGGGAAACGGGGCTTTAAAGGTTTCGATTGGAAGAAGGTATCGAAATTCGAAATACTCAGACTTTCCAACAAAATGTTTAAGGCCGCCGAAGCTAAAGGTTTCCCGAAGGCTTCACGCGGTTTGTACAACAAAGCAATGAAAAACTACCTGCGGAAGGGATGCGGAAGATGA
- the phoB gene encoding phosphate regulon transcriptional regulator PhoB, with protein MVGRSILIVDDEAPIREMIAVALEMAGYDCLEAENSQQAHAIIVDRKPDLILLDWMLPGTSGIELARRLKRDELTGDIPIIMLTAKGEEDNKIQGLEVGADDYITKPFSPRELVARLKAVLRRAGPTDGEAPIEVGGLLLDPISHRVTIDGKPAEMGPTEYRLLQFFMTHQERAYTRGQLLDQVWGGNVYVEERTVDVHIRRLRKALGDAYENLVQTVRGTGYRFSTKG; from the coding sequence ATGGTTGGCAGGAGCATTCTGATTGTTGACGACGAAGCGCCCATCCGCGAGATGATCGCCGTTGCGTTGGAAATGGCCGGCTACGACTGCCTGGAGGCGGAGAACTCCCAGCAGGCCCATGCCATTATCGTCGACCGCAAGCCTGACCTGATCCTGCTGGACTGGATGCTGCCCGGCACCTCCGGCATCGAGCTGGCCCGCCGCCTCAAGCGTGACGAACTGACCGGGGACATCCCGATTATCATGCTCACCGCCAAGGGCGAAGAAGACAACAAGATCCAAGGCCTGGAAGTCGGCGCCGATGACTACATCACCAAGCCTTTTTCCCCGCGCGAGCTGGTAGCGCGTCTGAAAGCCGTATTGCGCCGTGCCGGCCCGACCGATGGCGAAGCGCCGATCGAAGTCGGCGGCCTGCTGCTGGACCCGATCAGCCACCGCGTGACCATTGACGGCAAGCCGGCCGAAATGGGCCCGACCGAATACCGCCTGCTGCAATTTTTCATGACCCACCAGGAGCGCGCCTACACCCGTGGCCAACTGCTGGACCAAGTGTGGGGCGGCAATGTGTATGTGGAAGAGCGCACCGTGGACGTGCATATCCGCCGCCTGCGCAAAGCCTTGGGCGATGCCTACGAGAATCTGGTACAAACCGTGCGCGGCACTGGCTACCGGTTTTCAACCAAGGGTTGA
- a CDS encoding AHH domain-containing protein has protein sequence MGAREGDGIANHHLIPEELIKHKEFGKMFSRLKKIGWDPDGASNGAFLPGSKDLAAKTQLPGHWSNHNKYTDAVRDRLSAYKVKAKIKELKADLMIEELLATDAVLNICATLEIPHITRQVEIELKEKKHLKNATTFSFRPPDSACLILSIRYSPSTATNTPANSRHQKKVMYPLSFLSPSNHSR, from the coding sequence ATGGGGGCTCGCGAAGGTGACGGTATAGCCAACCATCACCTGATACCCGAGGAGCTGATCAAACACAAAGAGTTCGGCAAAATGTTCTCCAGGCTGAAAAAGATAGGTTGGGACCCGGATGGCGCCTCCAACGGTGCTTTCCTGCCAGGATCAAAGGACCTTGCCGCTAAAACGCAGCTTCCTGGACATTGGTCGAACCATAACAAGTACACCGATGCTGTCAGGGACAGGCTCAGCGCTTATAAAGTCAAGGCCAAGATCAAGGAGTTGAAAGCGGACCTCATGATTGAAGAGTTGCTGGCGACAGATGCCGTCTTGAACATCTGCGCAACGCTCGAAATTCCTCATATCACGCGTCAGGTCGAGATAGAGTTAAAAGAAAAAAAACACCTGAAAAACGCTACAACCTTTTCGTTCCGACCGCCCGACTCAGCCTGCTTGATCTTGAGCATTCGGTATTCACCATCGACCGCGACAAATACACCGGCAAACTCAAGACACCAGAAGAAAGTGATGTACCCGCTATCGTTTTTGAGTCCATCGAATCATTCAAGATAA
- a CDS encoding rubredoxin — MKKWQCVVCGLIYDEKDGWPDDGILPGTRWEDVPEDWLCPDCGVGKMDFEMIEIG; from the coding sequence ATGAAGAAGTGGCAATGTGTAGTCTGTGGCCTGATCTATGACGAGAAAGACGGCTGGCCGGATGACGGAATCCTGCCTGGCACCCGCTGGGAAGACGTCCCGGAAGATTGGCTGTGCCCGGACTGCGGCGTGGGCAAAATGGATTTCGAAATGATTGAAATCGGCTGA
- the ubiA gene encoding 4-hydroxybenzoate octaprenyltransferase has product MYQRLLKSLNHLNPRAWDFIQLTRMDKPIGIYLLLWPTLWALWIAGKGSPSLINIVIFVLGVVLTRAGGCVINDWADRKVDGHVKRTEQRPLVSGKISSKEALVFFAVLMGISFLLVLLTNATTILLSLGGLALAASYPFMKRYTYYPQVVLGAAFSWGMPMAFTAETGSLPAAAWLLYIANLLWTVGYDTYYAMTDRDDDLKIGVKSTAILFGEADRVIILTLQGLSLACLLLAGARFELGGWFHLGLLAAAGCFAWEFWYTRDKDRMKCFKAFLHNHWAGLAIFVGIVLDYALR; this is encoded by the coding sequence ATGTACCAGCGCCTGCTCAAATCCCTGAACCACCTGAACCCCAGGGCCTGGGATTTCATCCAATTGACCCGCATGGACAAACCCATCGGCATCTACCTGCTGCTGTGGCCGACGCTGTGGGCACTGTGGATCGCCGGCAAGGGCTCGCCCTCTTTGATCAATATCGTGATTTTCGTTTTGGGCGTGGTGCTGACCCGCGCCGGTGGCTGCGTGATCAACGACTGGGCGGACCGCAAGGTCGACGGCCATGTAAAGCGCACCGAGCAGCGCCCGCTGGTGAGCGGCAAGATCAGTTCGAAAGAGGCGCTGGTGTTTTTCGCGGTGCTGATGGGCATCAGTTTCCTGCTGGTGCTGCTGACTAACGCCACCACCATCCTGCTGTCACTCGGCGGCCTGGCGCTGGCGGCGAGCTACCCGTTCATGAAGCGCTACACCTATTACCCGCAGGTGGTGCTGGGGGCGGCGTTCTCGTGGGGCATGCCGATGGCGTTTACCGCCGAGACCGGCAGCCTGCCTGCCGCCGCGTGGCTGTTGTATATCGCCAACCTGCTGTGGACGGTGGGCTACGACACTTATTACGCGATGACCGACCGCGACGATGACTTGAAGATCGGCGTGAAATCCACGGCCATCCTGTTCGGTGAAGCTGATCGCGTGATCATTCTTACCCTGCAAGGGCTGTCGCTGGCGTGCCTGTTGCTGGCCGGAGCCCGGTTTGAGCTGGGCGGCTGGTTTCACCTGGGGCTGCTGGCAGCGGCCGGCTGTTTTGCCTGGGAATTCTGGTACACCCGGGACAAGGATCGGATGAAGTGCTTCAAGGCGTTCTTGCACAACCACTGGGCGGGGTTGGCGATATTTGTCGGGATTGTGCTGGATTATGCGTTGCGCTGA
- a CDS encoding DcrB-related protein, whose translation MTYRLNELQFKLPSDEVQDASVNILKFAALGTSLIVSRSLLGDGETLQSNFEGQLVKLEKQVQDLRYQPAQVVRVGAAQDVDAIEVHNQFSKGAERIYQYQLALVVPGTQQMLALSYVKAQPLGDAENVHWATIKNTLLLNPKP comes from the coding sequence ATGACCTATCGACTCAATGAACTGCAATTCAAACTGCCCAGCGATGAGGTGCAGGATGCGTCCGTCAATATCCTGAAGTTCGCCGCGCTAGGCACATCGTTGATCGTCAGCCGTAGCCTGCTCGGCGATGGTGAAACACTGCAAAGCAACTTCGAAGGCCAACTGGTCAAACTCGAGAAACAGGTGCAAGACTTGCGCTACCAACCGGCGCAGGTAGTTCGCGTGGGCGCGGCGCAGGATGTCGATGCCATCGAAGTACATAACCAGTTCAGCAAGGGCGCCGAGCGTATCTATCAATACCAGTTGGCGCTGGTTGTACCGGGCACCCAGCAGATGCTTGCCCTGAGCTATGTCAAAGCCCAGCCTCTGGGCGACGCTGAAAATGTCCACTGGGCAACGATCAAAAACACCCTGCTGCTGAATCCGAAGCCTTGA
- a CDS encoding imm11 family protein, protein MEGYYVFNVIQILPCIDLNNSQYGPMFSFMPDGPLRFTTIQSSPPATLGNHHIVRAKESSQRIFVSQQFKQQCEASQLKGLRFVDCSKGIQV, encoded by the coding sequence CTGGAAGGTTACTATGTATTCAATGTGATCCAGATACTTCCTTGTATTGATTTGAATAACTCTCAATATGGTCCCATGTTCAGCTTTATGCCGGATGGTCCTCTGAGATTCACTACTATTCAAAGTTCGCCACCTGCTACCTTAGGCAATCACCATATCGTGAGAGCTAAGGAAAGTTCACAACGCATCTTTGTTTCCCAGCAGTTCAAGCAGCAATGCGAAGCATCCCAGCTTAAAGGTCTTCGATTCGTAGACTGTTCCAAAGGTATCCAAGTCTGA
- a CDS encoding COG4315 family predicted lipoprotein produces the protein MTYSTISWKALLVTAALTLPTLAFAAEPAMTKDGMLVDHKGMTLYTFDKDADGKSVCKDQCATNWPPLKAESTDTSMGKWTVITRDDQTSQWAYEGKPVYTYKDDHKAGDKTGDGKGGAWHVIKP, from the coding sequence ATGACTTACAGCACGATTTCCTGGAAAGCCCTGCTGGTAACGGCGGCGTTGACGTTGCCGACCCTGGCATTTGCGGCGGAGCCGGCGATGACGAAAGACGGGATGCTGGTCGACCACAAGGGCATGACGCTCTACACCTTCGACAAGGATGCCGATGGCAAGTCAGTGTGCAAGGACCAATGCGCGACCAATTGGCCGCCGCTGAAGGCGGAGTCCACCGACACGTCGATGGGCAAATGGACAGTCATCACCCGCGACGATCAGACCAGCCAGTGGGCCTATGAGGGTAAGCCTGTCTACACCTACAAGGATGACCACAAGGCGGGCGACAAGACCGGTGATGGCAAGGGTGGGGCGTGGCACGTCATCAAACCCTGA
- a CDS encoding HU family DNA-binding protein produces the protein MRKPELAAAIAEKADLTKEQANRVLNAVLEEITGALHRKDSVTLVGFGTFLQRHRGARTGKNPQTGEPVKIKASNTVAFKPGKSLKDTVNA, from the coding sequence ATGCGTAAACCAGAACTCGCAGCCGCCATCGCTGAAAAAGCCGATCTCACCAAAGAACAGGCCAACCGCGTCCTCAACGCCGTTCTCGAAGAAATCACCGGCGCCCTGCACCGCAAGGACAGCGTCACCCTGGTTGGCTTCGGCACCTTCCTGCAACGCCATCGCGGCGCCCGCACTGGCAAAAACCCTCAAACCGGTGAGCCGGTGAAAATCAAGGCCAGCAACACTGTTGCGTTCAAGCCAGGCAAATCGCTGAAAGACACTGTCAACGCGTAA